The window cccaagcaagcctatccatttacttttgcttaacaaatttgtcatatcatgcatacacacacacaaaccTTTTCCTGGGTGTGAatatagccaaaacacaatggcattatcgataataatatacatgcactataccagtcatgtctttagcaatttacattgcatacacatattcacattattagattgtattcacaatacaaaaggacccatgacatCCAACgaagacatttacaataaaaaggattactatcgaatgccagacacatacccaggaaatgcactacggggactcctcgatctagggtccaacagtcacctgatctgaaaacatgaatttttataaaacgtgagtacaatactcagtgagtgaatattagaagggaacaagcaatctcAACCAGGAAATTTGACATTCATGATGCACCGGTTGAAAATAAAGCCATTTTCATCTAACTACTATTCTAAACCCTTTTTCCCTTACCTAGAAATTTATTATGCATTCAAGGATTAAACATCCTTGAATTTACACCGATCCTTCTAGCAAAGTAGTAAAACTGACGGTTATTTACAAATCGTCACACAATAAGGGTTTCACAACCCGTACGATTCATATATGCATATGTATCACGTACAATTTCATTCACTAATTGTTCTATCAAGCAAGATAGCAAAATTAACGGTTTATCACAAACCGTCACAAACAAGGGTTTCACATACCACACaatcaaacatatatacaCAAAGATATGAGCAATTATATACACCGCCAAGTCTTCACTATTCTTGGTGGTACAAAGAAATAACTATCGGAGTACTCGGTAAGGGGTATCACTCAGTATCCCTCTTTGCACACCTCTGAATTTCTAGGAAATTGTGGGCGTTACGTATCGCCGTCCCCACAACCTTTATCATTAAACCGGCATTGCACttcccactccgcacatgcacggtcgTAATTATCACATCCTTTGTCATTCAACTGGCATTGCACttcccactccgcacatgcacggttgcatcaatttcaccataatttattaataatgcaTATCAGCATAATACAAGGGTACACAGATTCAGTACACTTAATTTCAcacaatttctcaataatacatGTAGGCATCATACAGATATACACAGATGCATCGCAATCATATTTAACATCACAGAAATATTTTcactaaaggcttgttccggagattcatttttaaatgggaATTAGATATAATCATTCACgcatttcatttcaacttAATTACAATTcccaaataaattttgaaatgaaaataataaaataatcaagcatgccacgtgtcacatgcttattggcccaattttttaactttttgaattttttttcttaattttccaccacaaatattctggtatttatccaatcctaccacaattaaaatcccttagtcttgacaagtgctggggcaaaaaatttaccgatttacccTCGGAgaggaaaaattacgattttacccttatactccgaaatgtaccggaatcacattatttctacttttcaacctcaaataacactaacatTGAttaatattaaccaaatggggcaaaactcattttataaaaattcccgtttagtcctctagtggcaaaattaccattttgcccttgtgctccaaaaatatcgagaatcacaaattttcactgctaaacatcattttatactccaataatcataattatatttcatataattattcttggtcaaatgtgatcaaatcttggctagaaatctccattttatcatcaaatggtaaaatgaccattttgtccctaatcggtcaattttcttgatggactccaaactggaccttgaactccgaatcactattctaagccattctatgggtttcaaaaatttcaatttcctcttagaatatttatttgaactagttcaaggctctatttaactttgttgtaccacttggtacaataccgtcttttaatcgagcttgacagggtctcacaacGTAGTCATGCTAGCCAAGGGGTTTAGTAAATTTATGAGTTTAGCAAAAAAGGGAACATAGCAAAGACCACTTAATATGCTATGAGTGTAGAAAAATGGGACACACTAAATAGGAATGCCCAAATAAGAAGAGTGCAACAAAAAACTTCAAGAAGAAAGCCACTTGGAGTAATAGTGATGGCTCTCGAgatgaaaatgatgaagtTTCCAACCTTTTGTTTATGGCACATGAGGATTTCAAGGTATACTCTACTTCTCATGATTCTATTTCATGCACCTTAGATCAAGACTCATACTCATTTGATGAATTACAAGATGCATATGATAACTTagtatttgaatttgaagaaaagacaTTGAAATACAAGTACATCATATCCAAGCTTAAAGTAGAAAATAAGTTCTTAATTTAGGCAAAAATAgaactaaaattttaaatttaaataatatagtctaagtgggagattgttagaTTTTCTCAATAATAACGTGCAGACttacattatttaatttattttaccttttataAAAACAAGCTAAGCTTATTTTGTCTTGATAAAGTGACAATTTAAAAGCTCCTAATATGATTTGATAAAGTGAGCTGAgcattaatattaatatgaacTTAACAGTGTAATTCTTAATAGGAAACTTTAAATTCTGTAATGCGTAGGACTAAGAATTCACTATATAAAAGAAAGGCTGGGTCCCTTCTCCTGTCTATAACAACATAAAGATTTCACTCATTGGAGAgttccaaagaaaaaaagagaaagatccTAGCGCATTGAGTAGTAGTAGTTAACGTGATTGATATTATTTTCGCTGTTAAATCaagtattaaaaataaagtatgCTTTTGTATCTTATATTCCTGCTATTATAGATCCTGGACAAGTATACATTATTTATACATAAGATTTCATCAAAGTAGTGTTCTGCTGAGCTAAACTTCTTGCACTTCAATCAAGCTACAGttaaactattatttctttgtGAAAAATCTAGCTAAAAGGAGCGCTAGATGCTTGCTTGGCCTTGGCCTTTTTTTGAGCCTTTTCTTCCAACCTTCTAACTTTAGAGGGCAGTCTGCAAACAAAATGTTGAGGTCTATAACCCTCAACAGAAAGACCAGTGAGCTTCTCAACTTTCCATCTCTCAACCAAAAACTCTAATAAATCTGCATAGTCCTTAGCAGTGTAGACTCCAAGCCTTTGAGCAACAGCggaataatgatgaaaaaggaTATCATCCTGTCCATTATACATTAGATAAGCTTTAGCctatttctcttttaattttacacAATTTGTTATTAAGGGGGCTGAATCAGTAGATAATCACCTTCAGCATTAGGTAGATaaagtcacacaatgcctacaaacaagtcacgcaatgctcaacaaatattcagtcacaTAATGCCTGTCACGCAAcgctcaacaaatattcagtcacgtaatgcctataaacaagtcacgtaatgcttaacaaatattcagtcacgtaatatTTAGGCACCTAATGCCAAATAAACAAGTTACGATTCCTAATATCCAGTCACACACCCTAATATCTAGTGACTTAATGCCTAACAAATATTCACGCATCGCCTATAAACTGATTGATTTCGCTACCCCCAACCAGATTTAAGTTTccaaactcatataatttaccCATCAACTTTTTCGTTCTATGAATAATCTTAAATAAACCCAAGAACACATAACaaataccttgatgtcatctctgcacTTTGGGATCGTAAGAAAGTTGACAGCTGATATAGACCTCGATGGCGTTGGAGCGCTGGATGGAGGGATAGCTAAATctaaatcgagatttaattttgaaattttaagctGAATGGCGAGAGAGCATAAAGAAAGAAACCGAGACGCGTCTTCATTTGGATTAATTGGTTTAAAGGGTATTCTTGTCAAGTCGTGTCAAAAATTGGTTAAAAACAGTTTAAATTATAGAAACGGTTATTTTTAAAGTCACCTTACTACGAAAgtcatttctcacaattttcacTTAAATTAATCAGCCGAACTTTCTCATATGTTGTACGAGAAatgtttattatatatttaaaaggaAGTCTTAAAactattttctcattttatcgTGTGGAGagcataaaaagaaaaaaaaaatatattgaggCAAAAAGAGAGATACAAAGAGCCTGTGCGTTATCTAATCTAAGAAACATGAAGCTTTGATGATTGAAGTCTCCTCCTTTCTTCTACCTTCTGAAATTATTGAGGTACGGCAAAAGGTTTACGTTCTGTTTTTTGATTTCTAATTACAGCTTTGGGTTGGAATTTGCCACGAAGAGCATACCCTATTCCCCTAGCTCCTTAGGGTCTCGGCCAGACATCATTCACTTTTCCAATGCATTCTTTCACTAAAATATTGCTATAGGGTATGATCAACATTGCAAACTATTATCATGTTATAATTTGTTGGTGGTTTAGGAAATGTCTTTGCTGCTAGCAGCTTGTTCCTCTTTGTAGCAGGATTCCtgagaatttttctttttcattttttggtaTGGAACGAAAATGAAGACTTAGGGGTTAACTTTTTGACAGGTAACAAGAATCCTGGTAATTTCACATCATTCTGTGCAATTGAAACCAAAACATTATGGGAATCTGGTACTCTTTTGACTGTCAGGATTTAGATTTCCCAAAGCCACAGGACCTGCTCGATAGCTTTCTGGCTTACCAACTTGCCGCGTGTGTCGAACGACTAACACAACCGGATTAAGCAAAACCATTCACCCtagtaataataatttgataacaACTGGGCCAGCTCTCTTGACCCTCTGCTCTGCTCTGGTACAGGGAAAGTACTAGGACTAACTATTAAAGGCTGAGGCCAAGGTAGTCCGTGGTTGTTTTTGTCACTACAACAGCCCCACAAAACCACAATCAACAAAGCTAGCTAAAGACTAAAGTTCCCCGATGTTTTTGTACTGATCTGCTTTTTGGGCAAAATAGTAACAAGCAAAGGAAAATGGTGGGGGGCATAAAACCCATAATTGGGCAGCAGTGTTCTGCTGAGCTAAACTTCTTGCACTTCAATCAAGCTACAAttaaactattatttctttgtGAAAAATCCAGCTGAAAGGAGCGCTTGATGCTTGCTTGGCCTTGGCCCTTGTTTGAGCCTTTTCTTCCATCCTTCTAATTTTAGAGGGCAGTCCGCAAACAAAATGTTGAGCTCTATAACCCTCGGCAGAAAGACCTGTGAGCTTCTCAACTTTCCATCTCCCAACCAAAAACTCCAGTATATCTGCATAGTCCTTAGCAGTGTAGACTCCAAGCCTTTGAGCAACAGCggaataatgatgaaaaaggaTATCATCCTGTCCATCATACATCAGATAAGCTGGCATTGTGATTTTTTTCCTCATCATGTCGGCTAAAGCCAACATAGTTGCATCCGGGTCGATTTGAAAGAGCTTTTCCACAATCTTGGAGTAGGCAGCTTCGTGACGTTTCTCATCGGCAGCAATGGTGCCGCATATCTGTGCTAATTTTGTGTCCCCATGTGCCTTGGCTAGCCTGGCTGTATTACCGTGGGAGATGAACGTTGCTCTTTCTTGAAATGAAGTGTATATGAATCCATTGTAAGGGTTATTCTCAAATTTGGTATCCTGAGATTCACCCCATGTGCAGAAATGAAGTCAAACTAGCATGCCAAGTAATTAAGCAAACTATACATACACCCTTTTTTCTGTCCTTGTTTTTTGAGTTAAAATACTAAAGACAGGAATTTCTTAGTATCTTAATAttgcaaatatatatactCAATGTAATTAAATAACCAAACAGTGAAGGTTCTCACCATTGCTGATCCAATCAAATACTGAATTGTCTTCTCAATTTGCCTCATGTCTACTCGTCCAGAGAGGTACAGATACTTGTTAAGAAGGTCACCATGCTTATTCTCCTCAGCTGTCCATGCCCTCGTCCAAATTGCCCAAGGAGTAAGGCTTGCGCCTGTCTCGTCTCGAACTGCATCGAGTGTGTTGAGTGCTGTCTGGTATGTTGGGAGGGCCTCCTCTGTGATCATATTTCCAACCAACACCACAAAATATTCATCTGGTAGTTCTTTTGATCTTTCTCTCAACTCCTTGACTTGATCATAGAATCCTTCTGATTCGGGCGCTGGAAGAAAATCTTGCGGTTGCCAACTTTTCTCAACATTATGAAGATGAACCAGGATGTTATCGGTGGCCCAATTCTCAATGGATTTGAATACCTCTATCTTATCCGGTGGCATGGAGTGAGTCACTTGAAACCCTACCTCTTTCGCAGGCCGGAATGGCTTGTTTTCCGATTCCCTGAATAAGAAGGATTAGAGATTGTTGGGTCCATTATAGACTGATGATCAACGCACTCCTCAAATGATAGATAAGATGGCCAGAAAAATGCAAGTACAAACACAAAATTTTGATGCCCTGATAAATCTCATGAACGTGACATAACAATAAAATGGATTTGTTGAGGCAACAATCGTTTCCATCTCATATCCATGCTGATGATGACAACCTCCCGAAAGAAACATTTATGTTTAAAACCACACCTTCATAAAATTACCCTTCTCTTTTCAACAACTTATCAAAGCAATAGCAGACACAGTGAAATCTAGAAAAgcaaatatatttgaaaataaatggcAGAATTTAAGAAGAGCTGAACCGAACTCAATCCATCCCAAAAATAAGCCAAGAGGAACTTTAGATAAAGACAGAACACTTGACACTAGAGGACAGGTATACCATGCAAAGTACTACAAATACTTTTTGCTGTTCtttcttatttgattttttgtatCCGTTAGACACGTAGACGGTACTTTGGTTGCTCTGAACCCCTGTATCACTACggaataagaaaaatatctGGGGAACGGGCGCAGAGCAATCATGAAAGACAAGCAGCTAACGGGGTTAGTGTCAATAATCCTGAATTATCAAGATAAAAACatgaaagacaaaaaaatgCATTGACCAAAATGAACAACAGGAAAGTAAACAAAACTCACACAGCGGGGGAGCAGTGGGTGGACACCATGGAGGCTTTGGGGCATTTGAGGCCTTGAGACAGAGAAAGTTGCTTGAAGGATGATGGGAAGAATGCGGTTAAGTGCAGCGTCAGAgccattgttttttttttttcttctgctCGCCTCTTCAAAATTAGTGTAGTGAGTTTTAACTCTTGGCTTTTCAAGGCTCTGCTTGATGCATGTTTCGATGCTACATTTATACAACAAGACCAAAATCAACTAACTACCTTCACTTGTACAAGAGGAATGTGAACATCGTGGCATTAATGGCGTGAAAAGACAAAACGCATtgacttttttaataaaaaaaggaaaaacaactTCTAAGTTAgcttttataataataataataatggaaGAACACATGTTTATAGTACAGCAATCGTGTCTTGCTATCCTTTAATTTGGCAATTTgttcataataataataatggaaGAACACATGTTTATAGTACAGCAATCGTGTCTTGCTATCCTTTAATTTGGCAATTTgttcataataataataatggaaGAACACATGTTTATAGTACAGCAATCGTGTCTTGCTATCCTTTAATTTGGCAATTTgttcataataataataatggaaGAACACATGTTTATAGTACAGCAATCGTGTCTTGCTATCCTTTAATTTGGCAATTTGTTCATTTTCTATCCTCCTTTGGAGCACCCTACTAACAGAGATCGGGCGTCACAGTCGATGGTCGCAGGGACAAATTTGGCTTATACCaaagaatatttatttgtttaaaaaaaataaaatcaaacaaaataagaaagacaataagataataaagtaaaagttaggtgaaagaaataaaattaaatattaaattaaagttCATTTGTCAAAGCTAAAAGATAACActacagaaaaaaaaaaggattttattGATGGAAATGATTTCATTGGTAAAATTTCGTTGACATTGTCGATGAATTTGTGAAACCCCACACTTTGCATAAGAGAATAAATTAAGGAATTCTTAGATAAGCATATAGACTTCATATTTTGAAACtttaaattaagattttaacttttgaaaagtttatattttaatgtatAATGATGATTGGTAAAGTTTGGTGAAAAAATTAGATCCATTGGACAAGTTTTCAAGCTTATTCTTACATACTGAAGTAAATATATAGATACATGATGAACAAATATCtctacattttaattaaaaagtttttcaaaagaatCTTGATaaaaaagtatcgatacatctcATAACAAGGCGGTCTTTACATTACGTTTTCAGCATCTACAATTCATCTTATAATGTACATCTCATACgtttttgttaatattttgatGGTTCTTGTTCCactttattaatattttacattaattcttACAAATTTACGTCAAGATTTTTTATAGGTTTATATCAAGGTTTTTCAACTATTGattttcattataattatttttatccttattattatttatctataaattaaaatttataaaccattaaatactttaaactcaagaatataaatttaaatgtttaatttctcataagattatgtttatttgacttaagtgacttgttacgttaaatctatcacatttaCATCAATATTTTGTCAATAGTTATTccacttttataatttttatgttaatttttacaCATGTTTATGTCAAGATTTTTCAACTACtaattttcaatataattattttatctttactATTNattatttttatttgacttaattgacttgttatgTTAAATCTCATAATTTACGTCAATATTTTGACAATACTTGTTActcatttataatttttgatatTAATTCTTACAATTTTACGTCAAAGTTTTTCAACTATTACTTttcactataattatttttatctttactaTTATTTcatagaaatttaaaaaccTTAACGTAAAGTTGTAagaattaaagtaaaaaattttaaaaatggaacaaacatcatcaaaatattgACAAAAACATGTGAGATTTAATGTCACAAGACAATTATgtcaaataaacataattttttgaaaaattaaacatttcaATTTGTATTCTCGAGTTTGAAGTATTTAACagtttacaaattttaattttaacaatttataaattttaatttataaagaaataataataaaaataaaaataattatagtaaaaaataGTAATTGAAAAACTATTATGTAAAacgtaaaaaattataaaaaagtaaCAAGAATTGTCAAAAAATTCCATGAAACAGTTAATCATCTATTTTTCTCATGTGTTATATCATGGAAAATTTGGTGCAGGTGATGTAATAAGTGGAATGTTAGGTGGGTAGCACCTAGTAATCCTCATGATTTCTTCATGAGTTGGCAGTTGTTGGTATCTAGAAGTGATGGTGCCTCCTCTAGTAGCTAGGGTATGGCAGGCATTGGTGGTGTCTTATGAGATGAGCTAGGgatgattaaaataaaattctcaaaatcaaTAGGAGTGGGAGATTCGAGTTTCGCTGAGATATTGGCTGTCCATGAAGcgtttttatttgtttcttttacaCGTGCCGGTTAAATCTCTTAATTCATGGATTAAAAGTGATTCGTTTAATGCGATTTTATGGTGGAATCATCCCGAGGAAGCTCCGTGGAAGTATGGACAACTGTTAATTGGAATGGAACGTATGCAGGAAAGAACTCTCAGCTGGAAAATAAATCATAGTTGGCGTGAAGGAAATGAGGTGGCTGATCGATTAGCCAAGGAGGGTGTTTCAAGACAGACGGATTTTATCCAAATAAATTCTGGTGTGTGAGACGTTCTTGAGTTTGATCATGATTAACACGCTTTGGGTGGGGATTATTATTAGACGTGGTGATGTTGGGGATAAATAAGAATAACATATTATCTACTTGAAGTTAAACTCAAATGTGATAGAGTCACAGCTGCGATGGATAGGGACTTTTTGATTTGCTAGATTGAGTctcttttaaatttaatttaaaagagaGATCATGGATGATTAAAATTCTAATCATGAAAGACAAGCAGCTAACGGGGTTAGTGTCAATAATCCTTAATTATATATCAAGGTAAAAACatgaaagataaaataatgCATTGACCAAAATGAACAACAGGAAAGTAAAGAAAACTCGCGCAGTTGGGGAGCAGTGGGTGGAGACCATGGAGGCTTTGGGGCATTTAAGGCCTTGAGACAGAGAAAGTTGCTTGAAGGATGATGGGAAGAATGCAGCTGAGTGCAGCGTCAGAGccattgttttgtttttttctcactTCTTTATTAGTATTTGATCTCCATTGGTTCTTCCATGAATTATTTGGGGTTCATGATTGGTCACTTAGACGAAGATGGAATCAGAAAAAGGAAACACAAGAAGTCGGTGGCTGCAGTTTGGATAAGGTCCTCATTGATTTTAAGCCCGTTATCAGATAAgtagattttcattttaattcaGATTAAAGGCATTATGCTGCCAGCCTGCCACTAAGCAGATTATGTCTCCGGGGAATTAAAGATAAAGGGCAATTAAAAAAGACTATTGGAGTTTCCAGCCATGGAAAAGAAGCTCTATACCAATAAGAAGGTGCATATATGACCCCAACTGGTTTTGCCAATTCTTCCCAACCAAGTTGcaatgttttaatttcatgaattttgcaaggaaaagaaagaaatattgaATGTAGAAATGAACTATATACAGATTAAGGCATCATGAATCACAATGACAGAGAATTTGAACTTTGAATTTCAACCCTCCTTAAACATTTTAGCAAGTTGCTTCAAGTAAAAGTTTCCTCCCTTGTAACCATGGAAGATACAGCCTTGTTTTGTAAAAGAAGTTTTCAGCTGGAAAAAGTATCGAAGGATGCTTTCTTTTCCTTAACCCAATCAAAAAGATATCTCCCAAAAGATGCTTCAACGGTAAAATTTGAATAGAAAATTAGCCACCCGTCCGCCGACCGCTCAGGACATGTGGCTACCCTTGCAAATGCAGAATCTCCCACCCGTTTGGTCATTGCACATGCTAGCAGCAGCTGCCATGCCTGTGGAAAGCAAAGACTCAACGATTGCCGTGATTAAACAAGTTTAATTGCTTAGCCATTTGCCAGTCAGCCCTGTCTATTTGATTTGAGATTGATGTTCATCTGATAaactttaattctttttattcgATAACAAgtagtaattttatttatccaAAATACCAAGCTGAAACAGGAGAAGAGGGTGAAAAAAAATACAGTCAAGAGTTCATCTCAACAAGTAGCTTGAAAGATTCGATAGTTTTTCCTAATGGAAGGTGAAGATTAATGacacattttgataataagcaGATTGATCTTGT is drawn from Theobroma cacao cultivar B97-61/B2 chromosome 4, Criollo_cocoa_genome_V2, whole genome shotgun sequence and contains these coding sequences:
- the LOC18601170 gene encoding stearoyl-[acyl-carrier-protein] 9-desaturase, chloroplastic; the protein is MALTLHLTAFFPSSFKQLSLSQGLKCPKASMVSTHCSPAVESENKPFRPAKEVGFQVTHSMPPDKIEVFKSIENWATDNILVHLHNVEKSWQPQDFLPAPESEGFYDQVKELRERSKELPDEYFVVLVGNMITEEALPTYQTALNTLDAVRDETGASLTPWAIWTRAWTAEENKHGDLLNKYLYLSGRVDMRQIEKTIQYLIGSAMDTKFENNPYNGFIYTSFQERATFISHGNTARLAKAHGDTKLAQICGTIAADEKRHEAAYSKIVEKLFQIDPDATMLALADMMRKKITMPAYLMYDGQDDILFHHYSAVAQRLGVYTAKDYADILEFLVGRWKVEKLTGLSAEGYRAQHFVCGLPSKIRRMEEKAQTRAKAKQASSAPFSWIFHKEIIV